The following proteins come from a genomic window of Salvia hispanica cultivar TCC Black 2014 chromosome 4, UniMelb_Shisp_WGS_1.0, whole genome shotgun sequence:
- the LOC125221294 gene encoding classical arabinogalactan protein 4-like, with product MASISPIISLFSLLLFTYPVLSDHSPAHSPSPHTHPPADQISTPPSSAPSPAHSLSSPPAPPPPDLDSHSPSPAPTPDNKSPSSSPAPAGDIKRESEPNAADLDNKGDSSGGISSGQKVGVAVGVIAGVLIVGAGVVVYKKRQQNIQRSQYGYAARREIL from the coding sequence ATGGCCTCCATTTCCCCAattatctctctcttctcgCTCCTCCTCTTTACTTACCCCGTCCTCTCCGATCATTCGCCGGCGCATTCCCCTTCTCCACATACGCATCCACCCGCCGACCAAATTTCTACGCCTCCGTCCTCCGCGCCTTCACCCGCCCACTCCCTCTCCTCACCTCCGGCGCCGCCGCCTCCAGATCTCGACTCACACTCACCTTCTCCCGCACCGACTCCGGACAACAAGTCTCCCTCTAGCTCTCCCGCGCCGGCCGGAGACATCAAGCGCGAGAGTGAGCCCAATGCGGCAGATCTGGACAACAAGGGCGACTCATCCGGCGGAATTAGTAGCGGCCAGAAAGTCGGCGTGGCGGTGGGAGTGATAGCCGGAGTGCTGATTGTCGGCGCCGGCGTGGTGGTGTACAAAAAGCGGCAGCAGAATATCCAGCGGTCGCAGTACGGGTACGCCGCCAGGAGAGAGATTCTGTag